GCTATCTGGTGGAATTTTAGCTGATGGAGTAGGTAGTTGTATAGCTGCTTGTTTCTCAATATTACCAACAACATCTTTTAGCCAAAATACTGGACTTGTTACCATGACAGGAGTTATGAGTAGGTTTGTTGTAGGTGTAGGAGCAGCATTTTTAATGTTAGGAGCTTTTATTCCAAAAGTAGGAGCTATTTTATCTGCAGTTCCAGCAAGTGTAATAGGTGGAAGTTTAGTAATGGTGTTTGCTATGATCTCTATTTCTGGAATAAATCTTATTACAAAGGAACCTTTAAAGGGAAGAAATGCTTTAATTCTTTCAGTTTCACTAGGATTAGGGTATGGACTTGGAAGTGTTCCAACAGCACTAAATCATTTTCCTGAGAGTATCAGACTTATATTTGGAGGATCTGGTATTGTAGTTTCAGGATCAATAGCAGTAATATTGAATATGATATTACCACCAGATGAAGAGATGAAAAAACATATAAAATTTGAGAAAAAAATAGAGGCATAAAAAATTTATATAATATTAGGAGGTCAGCTTTGTTTAGTTTTAAAAATTATTTAGCTGTGACAACATTAGAGGAAGCTTATAATGAGTTGTTAAAAAACAAAAAAAATATTGTATTAGGAGGAACTTCTTACCTTAGAATGGGAAACGTTTCTTATAATACAGCTATAGATTTATCAAACCTTACTCTTAACTATATAAGAGAAGAGGGGGAGTACATTCATATAGGAGCGATGACAAGCTTTAGAGATCTAGAAACAAATGAAATTACTCAAAAAATATTTGACGGAATTTTAGATAAATGTGTAAGAGGGATAATAGGAGTACAGTTTAGAACAAATGTGACTGTAGGAGCTACAGTTTTTTCTAAGTATGGATTTTCAGATCTAATTCCCACTTTATTAGCTATGGGAGCTACTGTTGTACTTTATAACGATGGAGAGATATCTTTAGAAGATTACCTAAAAGAAGAGGGACTAAGAAGAGATATTCTAGTAGAAGTAAAAATAAGAAAAGATGGAAGAGGATCATTCCAAAGTATAAGAAAAAGTAAAACTGATTATGCAATAACAAATGTTTGTGTAACTAAGACAGAAGCTGGAATAAGAGCTGCTATTGGAGTAAGACCAGGTAAGGCGGTTTTATCATATAGAGCTATGGATATTTTGAATAGTAATGAAATAACAGATGAAATTATTGATAAAGCGTGTGAAGCTATGGGTGAA
The genomic region above belongs to Candidatus Fusobacterium pullicola and contains:
- a CDS encoding FAD binding domain-containing protein, which encodes MFSFKNYLAVTTLEEAYNELLKNKKNIVLGGTSYLRMGNVSYNTAIDLSNLTLNYIREEGEYIHIGAMTSFRDLETNEITQKIFDGILDKCVRGIIGVQFRTNVTVGATVFSKYGFSDLIPTLLAMGATVVLYNDGEISLEDYLKEEGLRRDILVEVKIRKDGRGSFQSIRKSKTDYAITNVCVTKTEAGIRAAIGVRPGKAVLSYRAMDILNSNEITDEIIDKACEAMGEEVTFGSNMRGTGEYRRAVSKNLLKRAIKEVL